In one window of Fimbriimonadia bacterium DNA:
- the tsaE gene encoding tRNA (adenosine(37)-N6)-threonylcarbamoyltransferase complex ATPase subunit type 1 TsaE translates to MRELRVQTGSAEDTMRLGAALANCLEAGDVVLLEGPLGCGKTTFVRGLARALGVEGPIRSPSFNLVHEYRTLPPLAHADLYRLTNLEEVKSLGLDDLLVRHALVLEWPDRAPEAFPDDALWVRFSFVGEVERDIVLCARGPRSEELLLAVEELLASGRF, encoded by the coding sequence ATGCGGGAGCTGAGAGTACAAACGGGCTCGGCGGAAGACACGATGCGGCTAGGTGCGGCGCTTGCGAACTGTCTCGAGGCAGGTGATGTGGTGCTCCTCGAGGGTCCTCTGGGCTGTGGCAAGACGACGTTCGTACGCGGCCTCGCCAGAGCGCTCGGAGTGGAAGGGCCGATTCGCAGCCCATCGTTCAACCTCGTCCACGAATACCGCACGTTGCCCCCTTTGGCCCATGCGGACCTGTATCGGCTCACGAATCTCGAGGAGGTGAAGTCGCTCGGCCTGGACGACCTGCTCGTCCGACATGCACTCGTGCTGGAGTGGCCGGACAGGGCCCCCGAGGCGTTCCCGGACGATGCGTTGTGGGTGAGATTCTCGTTCGTGGGGGAGGTGGAGCGTGACATCGTGCTGTGCGCACGTGGACCTCGCTCGGAGGAATTGCTGTTAGCCGTGGAGGAGCTCCTTGCGTCTGGTCGCTTTTGA
- the tsaB gene encoding tRNA (adenosine(37)-N6)-threonylcarbamoyltransferase complex dimerization subunit type 1 TsaB produces MRLVAFEANGPRCSVALADENGPFMDWSGELGNAVAGPMLTALQSLLGTCNWSLSSVDVFAACVGPGSFTGVKIAVTLAKTLAHSQGVPTVGVGSLDAMSADVRAADVLACLLPAKAGHLYLGMYRQGKREGDLRMLSYEEAVDALAEAAQNPPVFVASPTEWDHLPPGCEQVGFSYPSSVSVARVAVPRALRGEVILAQALVPDYVASYSITKPKKPFAGR; encoded by the coding sequence TTGCGTCTGGTCGCTTTTGAAGCCAACGGGCCGCGGTGCAGCGTCGCGCTGGCCGACGAGAACGGGCCTTTCATGGACTGGTCGGGTGAGCTAGGGAACGCGGTGGCCGGCCCGATGCTCACCGCGCTGCAATCGCTTCTCGGTACGTGCAACTGGAGTCTGTCCAGCGTTGATGTGTTCGCCGCATGCGTGGGCCCTGGCTCGTTCACGGGTGTGAAGATCGCGGTGACCCTAGCGAAAACTCTTGCTCACAGCCAAGGGGTGCCCACGGTCGGTGTGGGATCGCTGGATGCGATGTCTGCAGATGTCCGGGCCGCAGACGTGTTGGCCTGCCTCTTACCAGCCAAGGCGGGACACCTGTATCTTGGAATGTATCGGCAAGGGAAGAGGGAGGGCGACCTGCGGATGCTCTCGTACGAAGAGGCTGTGGATGCGCTCGCCGAAGCAGCCCAGAACCCTCCCGTGTTCGTTGCGTCGCCAACGGAGTGGGACCATCTGCCGCCCGGGTGCGAGCAGGTCGGGTTCAGCTATCCGTCATCGGTGTCGGTTGCACGAGTTGCGGTACCCCGCGCGCTCCGAGGCGAGGTGATCCTTGCGCAGGCCCTGGTTCCCGACTATGTCGCCTCCTACTCGATCACGAAGCCCAAGAAGCCGTTCGCCGGGCGCTAG
- the lexA gene encoding transcriptional repressor LexA has protein sequence MTNHSTSVYTIETERGLHVTRGLTSKQESILQWLVDYQQKNGYPPSIREIGKASNIGSLRGVTVHLDALQRKGYIERGNTPRSIRIVHPEYQPEQQVVLLPLIGTIAAGSPIYASENVEDRIPVPSQMVRNVRDAFLLRVKGDSMTGAGILPRDLVVIKPQQSANNGDLVAVLLGDEATVKRLHFDRNSVWLEPANPAYERIPIQQEDARVIGKVIGLLRDYEGMAF, from the coding sequence TTGACAAACCACTCGACATCCGTATACACTATCGAGACGGAAAGGGGTTTACACGTGACGCGCGGACTAACCTCCAAACAGGAATCGATCCTTCAGTGGCTGGTGGACTACCAGCAAAAGAACGGATATCCCCCCTCGATTCGGGAAATCGGCAAGGCATCCAACATCGGCAGCCTCCGAGGCGTGACGGTGCACCTCGACGCCCTTCAGCGCAAGGGATACATTGAGCGAGGCAACACCCCGAGAAGCATTCGCATCGTGCATCCCGAGTACCAACCGGAGCAGCAGGTGGTTCTTCTCCCGCTCATTGGCACGATTGCTGCGGGTTCACCGATCTACGCCTCAGAAAATGTCGAGGATCGTATCCCCGTGCCCAGCCAAATGGTGCGCAACGTGCGGGATGCGTTTCTTCTTCGGGTCAAAGGCGATAGCATGACCGGCGCGGGGATTCTGCCTCGCGACCTGGTGGTGATCAAGCCGCAGCAGTCCGCCAACAACGGCGACCTGGTTGCCGTGCTGCTGGGCGACGAGGCCACCGTGAAGCGGCTGCACTTCGACCGCAACTCGGTGTGGCTGGAGCCAGCGAACCCGGCCTATGAGCGGATCCCCATCCAGCAAGAGGATGCGCGGGTGATCGGGAAGGTAATCGGTCTGCTCCGCGACTACGAAGGCATGGCATTCTGA
- a CDS encoding SurA N-terminal domain-containing protein yields MISVTGLRNFLGKQMGWIMVGLSVVMLASMGLYFGRGGGFGGRPSEEYVFAVIEGRKVSGEEFSRRLKSALDQAQQQAGRLTPEAAFGAYRQVVSALVMENAMLADAGRQGIHVDEKSVYKLFEDNAKEQLVQMRKQFVEQKKLKEGASEKELLEVYRKESGRKWETVLKEERARIDELLRSEDGRQSLFASAAVQELQKRIMDSVKVDEATYKKGREQVGLRRILVKAVKNVDPKKRIEEAQAKLKAGADFDKLVEEYSDEEPTGLPGQQLKKGETAPLDRTTLARLPVLKSLADKDVGYVSSIIKLGEDYAIYKVTSVTPKLPDDFDKRKAFYLDQFREERRREKVQEWQRSIVLNAKVEFKEPTWQLLYRLVQYDWKASFAATPPSPKERNAQYIAFVDEATEMLKAKKGVPEPAMLMRMVLAQQLVASPDLTDLKEKERMQAVYREALTAALRQYEDANAREMLVQEYLKDKNYKAAVGQLMAMAKFAWNPNSPEDQQVHWRVQSHISTIKAAGYKSEELTKLEETTKKFAERAREARLRQMQREEEDRKRAEEQRKRAEERRTAEAAKKNEGDGSTGKKPGGTTPAPVKPEGR; encoded by the coding sequence ATGATATCGGTAACGGGGCTTCGAAACTTCCTCGGAAAACAGATGGGCTGGATCATGGTTGGCCTGTCTGTCGTCATGTTGGCATCTATGGGCCTCTACTTTGGCAGGGGCGGCGGATTCGGCGGTCGGCCGAGTGAGGAGTATGTCTTCGCCGTAATCGAGGGGCGGAAGGTAAGCGGCGAGGAGTTCTCCCGCAGGCTGAAGAGCGCTCTCGACCAAGCTCAGCAGCAGGCGGGGCGCCTTACCCCGGAGGCAGCATTCGGAGCCTATCGCCAGGTCGTCTCCGCGCTGGTCATGGAGAACGCGATGCTTGCCGACGCGGGCAGGCAAGGCATCCATGTGGATGAGAAGTCGGTGTACAAGCTCTTCGAGGACAATGCCAAAGAGCAGTTGGTCCAGATGCGAAAGCAGTTCGTGGAGCAGAAGAAGCTCAAAGAAGGCGCCTCGGAGAAGGAACTGCTCGAGGTGTATCGCAAGGAGAGCGGACGCAAGTGGGAGACGGTGCTTAAGGAGGAGCGCGCCCGCATTGACGAGCTACTGAGGAGTGAGGATGGGCGTCAGAGCCTCTTTGCCTCGGCAGCGGTTCAGGAACTCCAGAAGCGCATAATGGACTCCGTCAAGGTAGACGAGGCGACGTACAAGAAGGGTCGCGAGCAGGTCGGCCTACGCCGCATTCTCGTCAAGGCCGTAAAGAACGTTGACCCCAAGAAGCGGATTGAGGAGGCCCAGGCCAAGCTGAAGGCGGGTGCAGACTTCGACAAGCTCGTGGAGGAATACAGCGACGAGGAGCCGACCGGTCTCCCGGGCCAACAGCTCAAGAAGGGGGAAACCGCTCCGCTCGACCGGACCACGCTGGCCCGACTACCTGTTCTGAAATCGCTCGCGGACAAGGACGTGGGATACGTCTCCAGCATCATCAAGTTGGGCGAGGACTACGCCATATACAAGGTCACGTCTGTAACGCCGAAGCTGCCGGACGACTTCGATAAGAGGAAAGCTTTCTATCTCGACCAGTTCCGAGAAGAACGCCGGCGCGAGAAAGTCCAGGAATGGCAGCGCAGCATCGTCCTGAATGCTAAAGTCGAGTTCAAAGAACCGACGTGGCAGTTGCTGTACAGGCTCGTACAATACGACTGGAAGGCCAGCTTCGCCGCTACTCCGCCTAGCCCCAAGGAGCGCAACGCCCAATACATCGCATTCGTGGACGAAGCTACCGAGATGCTGAAAGCCAAGAAGGGCGTTCCGGAACCGGCTATGCTGATGAGAATGGTCCTTGCTCAGCAGCTCGTTGCCAGCCCGGACCTCACCGACCTGAAGGAGAAGGAGCGGATGCAGGCGGTGTACCGCGAGGCCCTCACGGCGGCTCTCCGCCAGTACGAGGACGCCAACGCTCGCGAGATGCTCGTCCAGGAGTACCTGAAGGACAAGAACTACAAAGCGGCTGTGGGTCAGCTCATGGCGATGGCTAAGTTCGCGTGGAACCCGAACAGCCCGGAGGACCAGCAGGTTCACTGGCGGGTGCAGTCGCACATCTCCACCATCAAGGCCGCGGGGTACAAGTCCGAAGAGCTGACCAAGCTGGAGGAGACGACCAAGAAGTTCGCCGAACGGGCGCGCGAAGCGAGGCTGCGGCAGATGCAGCGTGAGGAAGAAGATCGCAAGCGTGCGGAGGAGCAGCGGAAGCGCGCCGAAGAGCGCCGTACCGCTGAAGCTGCGAAGAAGAACGAAGGCGATGGGTCCACAGGGAAGAAACCGGGAGGCACGACTCCGGCTCCTGTGAAGCCCGAGGGGCGCTGA
- a CDS encoding phosphodiester glycosidase family protein yields MLSHLVVPLSLLLAQSIAKTVAPGVVYTQEIRTSPPMVIHTVRAGIGKDGVSARVALAGEGITTGSVADGRETLSRISARYRAVAAVNGDYFPFTGDPLGLCILNGDLVSEAARNRGAIGWTRDGAWLVGNPTFGGEAVGPTGTKVTISGVNRDCGPGENVLWLPSGGDRAKCTRPGVAVIFRALSQPFDEATPSDAVYVEVKRNVTEATIPPDGAVLFVKDNRGETLLTDIASGGIWKFRIETVDGANWREAQFAIGGGPWLVRNGTKFVDWQAQGFASTHATARHPRTAIGHTAGGDLLLVVVEGRSATNSGMTLDELADLMLSLGAHNALNLDGGGSTQMMVRGLTVSAPSDGAERPTANAIVVLAPEPTASPLALSMEPKVAKAVVGQTLSWQVKNQATGEAVPHSEVVWGCTPGAGWIDQFGTFRANKAGMAIVSAFARGKTLRSVVLIAPKAATSGNSEEGLLVSIGALP; encoded by the coding sequence GTGCTGAGTCACCTCGTCGTCCCGCTATCACTGCTGCTTGCCCAGAGCATCGCCAAGACCGTAGCGCCTGGTGTGGTCTACACGCAAGAGATCCGCACCTCGCCGCCGATGGTGATCCACACGGTACGGGCGGGCATAGGCAAGGACGGAGTCTCGGCGCGCGTTGCGCTGGCGGGAGAGGGGATCACGACCGGCAGTGTGGCTGATGGACGCGAGACACTCAGTCGCATCTCTGCCCGCTACCGTGCCGTTGCAGCCGTCAACGGGGATTACTTTCCATTCACAGGCGACCCTCTGGGATTGTGCATCCTGAACGGCGACCTCGTCAGTGAAGCCGCACGGAACCGAGGAGCCATCGGATGGACCCGTGACGGTGCATGGCTCGTGGGCAACCCGACCTTCGGGGGAGAGGCCGTCGGCCCCACAGGCACGAAGGTGACCATATCGGGCGTCAATCGCGATTGCGGGCCCGGCGAGAACGTCCTCTGGCTGCCATCCGGCGGCGATCGCGCCAAGTGCACAAGGCCCGGTGTCGCAGTCATCTTCCGCGCGCTGAGCCAACCGTTCGATGAGGCGACCCCTTCCGACGCTGTGTATGTCGAGGTAAAGCGCAACGTGACGGAGGCGACAATCCCGCCCGATGGCGCAGTGCTCTTCGTGAAGGATAATCGCGGAGAGACTTTGCTCACCGACATCGCCTCGGGAGGCATATGGAAGTTCAGGATTGAGACCGTGGACGGCGCGAACTGGCGGGAGGCTCAGTTCGCGATTGGCGGTGGACCGTGGTTGGTGCGCAACGGCACCAAGTTCGTTGATTGGCAGGCGCAGGGGTTTGCTTCCACGCACGCCACCGCGCGCCATCCTCGAACCGCAATCGGACACACTGCGGGCGGAGACCTGCTGCTCGTCGTGGTGGAAGGACGATCGGCAACGAACTCCGGGATGACGCTGGACGAGCTAGCCGACCTAATGTTGTCACTCGGCGCCCACAACGCGCTCAATCTCGATGGCGGTGGCTCCACCCAAATGATGGTGCGGGGGCTCACAGTGAGTGCACCCTCGGATGGAGCCGAACGACCTACGGCTAACGCGATTGTGGTCCTGGCTCCCGAGCCGACAGCAAGCCCTTTGGCGCTGAGTATGGAGCCCAAGGTGGCCAAAGCAGTAGTCGGCCAGACGCTTTCTTGGCAAGTGAAGAACCAGGCCACAGGCGAGGCAGTGCCTCATTCCGAGGTTGTCTGGGGCTGCACTCCCGGCGCGGGTTGGATTGACCAGTTCGGAACCTTCCGCGCCAACAAGGCCGGCATGGCCATCGTATCCGCTTTCGCTCGAGGCAAGACGCTGAGGTCCGTCGTCCTAATCGCACCAAAAGCCGCAACTTCTGGGAACTCTGAAGAAGGGCTGCTTGTATCTATAGGTGCACTACCATAA
- a CDS encoding LD-carboxypeptidase, translating to MTKPRHIQPGDRVGIIAPASPVDREQVETGLRLLEDRGYVPVLGEHLWERDGYLAGPDEHRAADIERMFADENIRAVICARGGYGVARALDHLDTSVIAENPKLLVGFSDVTMLHLACQAEADLVTLYAPMLITFSVQRPAWVAEMWFRAMEVPEPLPTLPVEGVASCLTPGTTEGIVLGGCLCLLTDSIGTPYEPDTAESILLLEDVDEQPHRVDAMLQHLKQSGLLGPAEGFVVGEMTRTDEKPDPGIGVRSAESIVTDHLGSRGVPTVTGFPCGHMSAPLTLPLGIRARLDAEAGTLTYLESATS from the coding sequence TTGACCAAACCTAGGCACATCCAACCGGGTGACCGAGTGGGCATCATCGCACCAGCGAGCCCCGTCGATAGGGAGCAGGTCGAGACGGGACTGCGGCTGCTCGAGGACCGCGGCTACGTCCCAGTGCTAGGTGAGCACCTATGGGAGCGCGACGGCTACTTGGCGGGGCCGGACGAGCACCGGGCTGCAGACATCGAGCGGATGTTCGCTGACGAGAACATCCGCGCCGTCATCTGTGCACGAGGTGGTTACGGAGTGGCGCGTGCGCTCGACCACCTCGACACATCTGTCATCGCCGAGAACCCGAAGCTGCTCGTGGGCTTCAGCGACGTGACGATGCTCCACCTCGCCTGCCAAGCCGAAGCCGACCTCGTTACCCTTTACGCCCCCATGCTGATCACCTTCTCCGTTCAGCGACCAGCATGGGTAGCCGAGATGTGGTTCCGTGCCATGGAAGTGCCCGAGCCGTTGCCTACCCTTCCAGTCGAAGGGGTAGCTTCCTGCCTGACGCCGGGTACGACAGAGGGCATCGTGCTCGGTGGTTGCCTATGCCTTCTGACAGACAGCATCGGAACCCCGTACGAGCCTGATACCGCCGAGAGCATCCTGCTGCTCGAGGACGTGGACGAGCAGCCCCATCGGGTGGACGCCATGCTTCAGCACCTGAAGCAAAGTGGACTCCTCGGCCCCGCCGAAGGCTTCGTGGTGGGAGAGATGACGCGCACCGACGAGAAGCCAGACCCTGGGATAGGAGTGCGTTCCGCCGAGAGTATCGTCACGGATCACCTGGGCAGTCGAGGAGTGCCCACTGTGACCGGCTTCCCTTGCGGACACATGAGCGCCCCACTAACGCTTCCTCTCGGCATTCGCGCACGATTGGACGCGGAGGCCGGTACTCTTACGTATCTAGAATCCGCAACTTCTTGA
- a CDS encoding carbohydrate kinase family protein: MIPCWNESSPVADPSPPRILVHGTFCLDRVLRVPRLPVGGYVEISEETWGLGGEAANTVANLVKWGAAVRFLPNPVGTDAESDRLLHLAEQAGLPLDHAIREPGATVPVCQIYVTPDGERTMFGQGFSALAEGELQPFDCSNCGWFTTDSNFGTLGAKALDHARSSGLYTVAMDYAHKDNPPFADIHLTSLDWLKEDPADWARRTKQTVLLTKGMEGSELHTPDASRVFPAYPARRVVDTTGAGDCFRAGLLYGLQQGQSLGAAIRFASAAASLSVAELGACGGIPTLEQVLRVIEEYEEVSASFDQT; the protein is encoded by the coding sequence ATGATACCGTGCTGGAACGAATCGAGCCCCGTGGCCGATCCCTCTCCTCCCCGAATCCTCGTTCACGGCACTTTTTGCCTCGATCGCGTGCTGCGCGTACCTCGGTTGCCCGTCGGCGGATATGTCGAAATCAGTGAGGAGACGTGGGGACTTGGGGGTGAAGCCGCCAACACGGTCGCAAACCTGGTGAAATGGGGGGCTGCTGTCCGCTTTCTACCCAACCCGGTCGGGACCGACGCGGAGAGCGACCGCCTCCTGCATCTGGCCGAGCAAGCCGGCCTTCCCCTCGACCACGCTATTCGCGAGCCCGGAGCCACAGTCCCTGTGTGCCAGATCTACGTAACTCCCGACGGCGAACGCACGATGTTCGGGCAAGGGTTCTCGGCGTTGGCTGAAGGAGAACTGCAGCCCTTCGACTGTAGCAACTGCGGATGGTTCACGACGGACTCCAACTTCGGAACTCTGGGAGCCAAGGCCCTGGATCACGCGCGGTCCTCCGGACTCTACACCGTCGCGATGGACTATGCCCACAAGGATAATCCGCCCTTTGCCGACATCCACCTCACTTCGCTCGATTGGCTGAAGGAGGACCCGGCCGATTGGGCTCGACGCACCAAGCAAACCGTTCTGCTGACGAAGGGTATGGAAGGTAGCGAGTTGCACACTCCGGATGCAAGTCGCGTCTTCCCTGCTTATCCGGCGCGGCGCGTGGTTGATACGACGGGTGCGGGCGACTGCTTCCGCGCGGGCCTGTTGTACGGGTTACAACAGGGACAGTCCTTGGGAGCCGCCATTCGCTTCGCCTCAGCGGCGGCTTCGCTGAGCGTCGCAGAACTGGGCGCGTGCGGGGGAATCCCGACACTCGAGCAGGTACTGCGTGTGATCGAAGAATACGAGGAGGTGTCAGCTAGCTTTGACCAAACCTAG